A genomic window from Motacilla alba alba isolate MOTALB_02 chromosome 2, Motacilla_alba_V1.0_pri, whole genome shotgun sequence includes:
- the SOCS6 gene encoding suppressor of cytokine signaling 6, whose translation MKKISLKTIRKSFNLNKSKDESDFVVVQQPSLSEFGKDDSLFGSCYGKDLASCEVNSEDEKGGKNRSKSESLMGTLKRRLSAKQKQKGKGSTPSVSSADDDTFSSSSAPITFKDVRAQRPLRSTSLRNHHYSPTPWPLRPTNSEETCIKMEVKVKALVHSSNPSPALNGVRKDFHDLQSENVFQEQTNALKNTESQNGDLHLHIDEHVPVVIGLMPQDYIQYTVPLDEGMYPLEGSRSYCLDSSSPMEVSTVSSQVGGNAFHEDESQVDQDVVVAPDIFVDQTVNGLLIGTTGVMLQSPRVNHSDVPPLSPLLPPMQNNQIQRNFNGLNGTDAHVAESMRCHLNFDPNTAPGVGRVYDSVQNSGPMVVTSLTEELKKLAKQGWYWGPITRWEAEGKLANVPDGSFLVRDSSDDRYLLSLSFRSHGKTLHTRIEHSNGRFSFYEQPDVEGHTSIVDLIEHSIRDSENGAFCYSRSRLPGSATYPVRLTNPVSRFMQVRSLQYLCRFVIRQYTRIDLIQKLPLPNKMKDYLQEKHY comes from the coding sequence atgaagaaaattagtCTCAAAACAATTCGCAAGTCCTTTAActtaaataaaagtaaagatGAAAGTGACTTTGTAGTGGTTCAGCAGCCATCATTAAGTGAATTTGGAAAAGATGACTCCTTATTTGGCAGCTGCTATGGTAAAGATTTGGCTAGCTGTGAAGTCAATAGTGAAGATGAAAAAGGAGGCAAAAATAGATCAAAAAGTGAAAGTTTAATGGGTACGTTAAAAAGGAGgctttcagcaaaacaaaaacagaaaggCAAAGGCAGCACACCATCTGTAAGCTCTGCAGATGATGacacattttcttcctcatctgCTCCAATAACCTTCAAAGATGTGCGAGCTcaaagacctctgagatccACTTCCCTCCGTAATCACCATTACAGCCCAACTCCGTGGCCACTTCGACCTACAAATTCAGAAGAGACTTGCATCAAAATGGAAGTGAAAGTCAAGGCCTTGGTTCATTCCTCTAATCCAAGCCCAGCACTGAATGGTGTACGAAAGGACTTTCATGACTTGCAGTCAGAAAATGTGTTCCAGGAACAAAccaatgcattaaaaaatacgGAATCTCAGAATGGGGACTTGCATCTTCATATTGATGAACATGTGCCTGTAGTTATTGGATTAATGCCTCAGGACTACATTCAGTATACTGTGCCTTTAGATGAGGGAATGTATCCTTTGGAAGGATCACGTAGTTACTGTCTGGATAGTTCCTCACCCATGGAAGTTTCGACTGTTTCTTCTCAAGTGGGGGGAAATGCTTTCCATGAAGATGAGAGCCAAGTGGATCAGGACGTAGTTGTTGCACCGGATATCTTTGTGGACCAGACGGTGAATGGTTTGTTGATTGGTACCACAGGAGTCATGTTGCAAAGCCCAAGAGTTAATCATAGCGATGTCCCTCCACTGTCACCTTTGCTACCTCCAATGCAGAATAATCAAATCCAAAGGAACTTCAATGGATTAAATGGCACAGATGCCCATGTGGCTGAAAGTATGCGCTGCCATTTGAATTTTGATCCTAACACTGCCCCAGGAGTTGGAAGAGTTTATGACTCTGTACAGAACAGCGGTCCTATGGTTGTGACAAGCCtcacagaagaactgaaaaagcTTGCAAAACAAGGATGGTACTGGGGCCCCATTACACgctgggaggcagagggaaaatTAGCTAATGTGCCTGATGGCTCGTTTCTCGTTCGAGATAGTTCTGATGATCGTTATCTTTTAAGTTTGAGTTTTCGTTCCCATGGAAAAACACTTCACACTAGAATTGAACACTCAAATGGTAGGTTTAGTTTTTATGAACAGCCAGATGTGGAGGGACATACGTCTATAGTTGACTTAATTGAACATTCAATCAGGGACTCTGAAAATGGAGCTTTCTGCTATTCGAGATCCCGGCTGCCAGGATCTGCAACTTACCCAGTGAGACTGACAAATCCAGTGTCCCGGTTTATGCAGGTGCGCTCTTTACAGTACCTGTGTCGTTTTGTAATACGTCAGTACACCAGAATAGACCTGATTCAAAAACTGCCTTTGCCAAACAAAATGAAGGATTATTTACAGGAAAAGCACTACTGA